From Amia ocellicauda isolate fAmiCal2 chromosome 12, fAmiCal2.hap1, whole genome shotgun sequence, a single genomic window includes:
- the LOC136764006 gene encoding Fc receptor-like protein 3, producing the protein MGYIRVFLLCLACFCAPGPAAAQSAQRQLKGTVGESVTFPARVAERGFLSYGNSGNIASVAPGKGVSVFGAQFRGRVHWDSRTGHFQITDLSTQDSGEYGVQDIGGDGPVTTIFQLTVYNHVSKPQVSSDTQASAGSCTLLCSVSNGREVTLSWYREGEEKPLNHSSSPDLNTPLTLPLETEGLSHSYSCVATNPVSTERVPVNTEEHCFNHVSKPQVSSDTQASAGSCPFLCSVANGREVTLSWYREGEEKPLNHSSSPDLSTPLTLPLETEGLSHSYSCVASNPVSTERVTVNPGEHCLDRVSRPQMSSKTQVSLLCSFLCSVANGREVTLSWYREGEEKPLKHTSSPDLNTNLTLPLETEGLSHSYSCVATNPVSTERVTVNTEDYCTVYKHSGSTAALALKIAVTAVFSVLTVLAVLTVIHITADLKRLREQLSKVYRSSPAVLSSQSGSSAG; encoded by the exons ATGGGATATATAAGGGTCTTTCTGCTGTGCCTCGCCTGCTTCTGTG CTCCAGGTCCAGCTGCTGCCCAGTCTGCACAGAGGCAGCTGAAGGGCACTGTGGGAGAGTCGGTCACATTCCCAGCCCGAGTGGCAGAGCGGGGGTTCCTGTCATATGGAAACAGTGGCAATATTGCATCAGTGGCGCCAGGGaaaggtgtgagtgtgtttggggCGCAATTCAGGGGCAGAGTGCACTGGGACAGCAGGACTGGACACTTCCAGATCACAGATCTGAGCACACAGGACTCTGGGGAGTATGGAGTGCAGGACATCGGAGGAGATGGACCTGTCACAACAATATTCCAGCTGACAGTGTACA acCATGTGTCCAAACCTCAGGTGTCCAGTGATACCCAGGCCAGTGCTGGGAGCTGTAccctgctgtgctctgtgtccaATGGGAGAGAGGTGACACTGTCCTGgtacagagagggggaggagaagcCCCTGAACCACAGCAGCTCCCCTGATCTCAACACCCCCCTGACTCTCCCTCTGGAGACAGAAGGACTCTCTCACTCctacagctgtgtggccaccaACCCCGTCAGCACTGAGAGAGTCCCAGTCAACACTGAGGAGCACTGCTTCA acCATGTGTCCAAACCTCAGGTGTCCAGTGATACCCAGGCCAGTGCTGGGAGCTGCCCTTTCCTGTGCTCTGTGGCCAATGGGAGAGAGGTGACCCTGTCCTGgtacagagagggggaggagaagcCCCTGAACCACAGCAGCTCCCCTGATCTCAGCACCCCCCTGACTCTCCCTCTGGAGACAGAAGGACTCTCTCACTCCTACAGCTGTGTGGCCAGCAACCCCGTCAGCACTGAGAGAGTCACAGTCAACCCTGGAGAGCACTGCCTGG ACCGTGTGTCCAGACCTCAGATGTCCAGTAAGACCCAGGTCAGTCTGCTGTGCTCTTTCCTGTGCTCTGTTGCCAATGGGAGAGAGGTGACCCTGTCCTGgtacagagagggggaggagaagcCCCTGAAACACACCAGCTCCCCTGATCTCAACACCAACCTGACTCTCCCTCTGGAGACAGAAGGACTCTCTCACTCctacagctgtgtggccaccaACCCCGTCAGCACTGAGAGAGTCACAGTCAACACTGAGGACTACTGCACTG TATATAAGCATAGTGGCAGCACTGCAGCGCTGGCTCTGAAGATTGCAGTGACAGCTGTGTTCTCAGTGCTGACAGTGCTGGCCGTCCTCACTGTGATTCACATCACAGCCGACCTGAAGAGACTGAGAGAGCAGCTGAGTAAAG tgtacaGGAGCAGTCCTGCAGTGCTGAGCTCTCAGTCAGGCTCCAGTGCAGGATGA